The Gemmatimonadota bacterium sequence ATGTGCGGACTGCGCAATGGCCTGGTCGCAGACGACTGGGTACTGATGACCGCGCACGGCGGCATCAACTTTTACATGGGCAACCACCCGGATGCGCCGGGCTGGTTCTCCGCACCTCCTGGTGTGGATGCACAGATCACCCCGGATGGGGCACAGGGCAATTTGGAAGGCCCGCGCCGCGTGGCCGAAAATGCTCTGGGGCGATCTCTGAAAGCATCTGAAGTCTCTGCCTTCTGGTTTAATAAGGGCCTCGCATTCTGGATAGACGATCCCGTGGGTGCGATAGCCGTGACCTTGCGAAAAATGCGCCTATTTGCATCGGGATACGAAGTCCCGCTCAATTACAACTTTTATTACCAGAGAAAATTCTCCGCCCTCCTGCGCTTTCCAATCGCAGAACTGTGGATATTATTTCCCCTATCCATCGTGGGACTCATCATCGCAGCCCGGCAATGTGACCGCCATGCCATCCTGTATCTGTGGCTCATTGGATATGCGGCAGGCGTATTGGCATTTCACGTATCGTCGCGCTATCGCATGCCCGCAATCCCCATCCTCATGATATTTGCAGGCCTGGGAATATGGACATTGATATCCCGTGTACAATCGCAAAAGTGGAAAAACCTCTGCATCAGTGCAGCGGCACTGATCATCCTGTGGACCGGCTACCGCATAGAACTAAACGCACAACTCGCCCAAAACAACTGGGCCATGGATCCCTTCAATCTGGGCACGGCTTATTTGTGGGCAAACGAAAATGAACCGGCGCGATTATATCTGGAAGAAGCGGAAAAATACGGACAGGGCGATGCCGTCTTGTATTACAACCTGGGATTGGCCTACGCACGCACAAAAAAAATGGAAGCCGCCAAAAACGCGTATCAACAGGCACTATCTCAGGATCCCGACATGGTGCGCGCGTACGTCAACCTGGGCAACATCTTATTTTTCGAAGAAAAATTTCACGAAGCGATAAACAACTATGGAGAAGCACTGAAACGCGACCCCAACACCCACAATGCGCGTGCGAACATGGGCTGGGCATACTGGTCTCTGGGAAAAATAGACGAAGCGCGCAACGCCTGGCAGCAAGTCTTGCAAACAGCACCCGATCACCCCTCGGCAAAAGCGGGGATAGCGCGCACGCGTTAAATTAAATAGACACCTGATATTACCATCCTTATATTGCCCACCGTTTTTCATCCATCTGGAGCACGAATGGCAATTCGCGAACAACAAACACAGACAGCACCACTTCAACGAGCCGTAACCGCACGGTCCATTGTGATAGGTGCCATGTGCGCGGGCTTCCTGGGGTGGGGTGGGCATTTTACGCGACACATTGCACACACGACAAAAATGGCACAGGATCACTTGCCCTGGGGCGCAGTAGTGCCGTTTTTGTTGATCGCAGTAATATTGAATAAAATCCTGGAAAAGGTGCGCCCGCAATGGGTCTTGCGCCCTTCGGAATTGCTGGTCATCTTCAGCATGGGCCTGGTCGCATCGGCATTGCCCAGCTATTTCATGGGACACTTAATCGCCAACGTCTCAGCGCCATTTTACTTTGCCAACACGGAAAACCGATGGGCAGACGACATACATCCGTACTTAGCTGAATGGGCGGTCGTAACCGACAGGACAGCTGCGCGGTGGTTTTTTGAAGGACTGCCAGCCGGCGCAACAATCCCATGGGAAATCTGGATAACGCCGATGATCTGGCGATTGAGCCTGGTATTTATGATCGGCGTATTTGGATTTTGCGCGGTCTCAATCCTGCGCAAGCAATGGGTAGAACACGAACGCCTCACCTTTCCATTGATGACATTGCCACTGGAACTCGTCAACAGAGAACCGCGAGGATTCTGGCCCGTGGGCATCATGAATCGCCCCGTATTCTGGTGGGGATTCGCGCTCGCCTCATTTCCCATATACTGGAACATGGTTGAATATTTCCAGCCGCATTTTCCAACCATTCCCCGATACCTGGGATTGATGGAATTCGGTCGGTATTTCCCGCCGATTCACATGCGGTTTTATCCAGTGATCATTGGCGTATCGTATTTTATGGACCTGGATGTATTGTTTAGCATTATTGCCTTTCACCTGTTATTGACCCTTGAAATGGGGCTGTTCAACCGCCTGGGAATCGAAATAGGCCCAACCCATGTGTGGCCGGCATCGCAATTCGAAAACTGGCAGGGATTTGGTGCCCTATGCGTGCTGGTGCCGTGGAGCTTGTGGATGGCGCGAGAACATTTGAGCAACGTATTTCGCAAAGCCGTACTCAATGCACGGGAGGTTGAAGACACGGGCGAATTATTGTCCTACCGCGCAGCACTTGGCGGACTGCTGGCGAGCGGACTATTTATTTTGAGCTGGTGCGTAGCCTCCGGCATGTCGATCTTTGTCGCCCTGACTTTTTTGAGCCTTGTCGGCATTATCTGGTTGGGCATCACGCGCGTCTGCGTGGAAGGCGGCATGATCAGCAGCCGCATGATACAGGGACAATTTGTCGCATATCACCTGCTCGGTCCCGTAAATATTTCCCCATCGGGAATGGCGGCATTTGCCCTCACAGAAACATGGCACCACGATATCAAAACCATATTGATGGCCAACCTGGCCAATGCCACGCGGCTTTACGACAGCATCCGACACGAAAGAACGCGCCTGGTCATCGCCCTGGGACTGGCCATGCTGGTGGTAATAACCACAAGCGCGTATTATCAAATATCATCGAGCTATGTAACCGGCGCATTTAATTACGGCGGAATTTACGGTCCCTATGTGCAAAACACTTTTGATACCATAGCCGGTCATATTCGGGACCCCTTTGCCCTGAAGCGCGAGCGCGTACTCATCGCGCTCATTGGAATGGCAACCACGGCATTGATGCTATCCTTGCGCTATATATGGCCCTGGTGGCCCTTGCATCCGATCGGATTTGCCGCCGTAACAGCGTATCCCGTCAACCGCATTGTATTCTCGATCTTCTTTGCATGGTTTTCCAAATTTGTCATCTTGCGGGCGGGCGGCATTGATCTGTACCGCAAAGCATCGCCGTTTTTCCTGGGACTTATGGTGGGGTATTTCACGGGCGTATTTGTGTCGTTTCTGGTAGATTGTATCTGGTTCCCTGGGCAAGGACATTCGCTGGCATTGTATTAGAGGCTGCGCCATGTGTAACGACAAAAGAAAAATTCGCTCCATCTGTGAACGCATCTTTATCGCGTGTGCATTTGCCATGATATGTGTGCCTGTCTGGGCAGACCGCCTGCAGGAAAGCTTCGATGCACGGGCAGATTCGCTCGCTGCGGTTATAGTCGCAGAACGCGCTGGACCAGACAGCGTAGCCGTATATCGGGCATTGCCGCGAGAGGAGAAAGCGCAATTTTTAATCGACTTCTGGCAACGACACAATCCCGTAGTACTGGAATTTTATTACGGGTATCACAGCGGGCGTCGCTACCTGACGGTATCAGACGCTTTTTTTGAACGCGGTCGATTGATACCCCAGCGCTATAAAACGCGCGCCACACCACCAGATCCCGCCCTGCTCGACAACGCTGTTGCACTATTTGAACGGATGCTACAGGACGATGCCAACGACCGCCTCGCCTTGTGCGCGCTGGGATATTGTTTGTTAGAGCAACACAAAGGCGTAGAAGCAGAACGCATTTTTGTGCGCGTACTGGAAAAAGATCGGCGGTTTCTCATCGCGCGACACGGGCGGGCACTGGCGTGCTTGATCCAGAAAAAACAGGTGCGTCGTGCACTGGACCTTTTCCAGGACACCGTATCTCTCGATTCGCAATACGAGGCCGCGTATTATAATCTGGCAATGTGCCACCTGGCGATGCGCAGCGTGGATATGGACCATCATTTTAGCAACGTGGTCAAGCGGTTTCCCCAACACCGCGATGCGTATTTCAAGCTGGGAGTATTTTACGAATCACTCTATTATTTTGAAAAAGCCGTCAAGGCATTGTCAAAGCAAGTCGCTGTAAATCCAGCGCACAGCGTGGCAAGGGGCAGACTGGCGCGCGTGGCTATGGAATTGAAGTATTTAAAACAAGAACTGCACACCACCACAGAACTGCGCGACCTCGCCCAAAAAGACCCCGAGCGTTATCTGCCGCTTTTGGGCGCACAATATCTGGAATCGGGCGCGTACGAGCAGGCAGAAGCGTCATTTTCGCAATTTTTATCCATCATACCGCAAAATGAACGCCTCCTGTACGAAGATGTCACCTTGCTCCTGTCGGCAACAGAATTTGAGACCTTTCGCATGATCAGGGGAGATGAAAAACGCGCATTTACCAATTTGTTCTGGCGCAAGATAGATCCAACGCCGACCACACCGGTTAACGAGCGCAGGCTAGAACACTACCGGCGCGTGAACTACGCGATACAGAACTTTTCCGAAGGTCGAATACCCTTTGATGCGCGCGGCGATGTGTATATCCGTTTTGGTCATCCCGATCATCGAAGCTGGTCCGACCACCTCGTATTCGAAACCAATCCAAAAGTGATTCGGGTAAAAAACCGACTCATGGACCTCGCGGGACGAGCACTGCACGAAATCGCTCCGACGACATCGCTGCAGGTAGAATCGTCGTTGGGCGCAAGCACCGTAATGAAGGTGACACCCGAAGTTCGAGGACTGCCGATATTTCCCCTGCCTCACCAGGGCGCATTGTTTCGAGATGGCGCATCTTTAAACTACAAGTGGGAGTCCTGGATTTACGCCCATATTGGCGAAGGGATCGAAGTGACATTTCTCGACGCTCTGGGCAATTTTGATTTTCAATTTCCCCAGCCGCCTGTTGACTCGCCCAATCGATTGCTGTGGCTACATCTCGCACCCGAAACTGTGGTCGCACGGGTCGTCAACCGCACGCCCTCTGTTTACCGCTATCCATATCCCGGAGACCCAATGCCGCTGCTTATGTCCGTAGCGGATTTCAAAGGCAATGAACGCGATACGCGCCTGGATGCCTTTATCGGCATACCCTGGACCGCATTGAAAACGCAAAAACGGGGCACACAGATAGAGGCTTCTGTGAAGCGAATGTGGGTCCTCTATGACGCACAGGGAATAGAAATTGCCCGCGATAGCCTGAATACGCGGGCAACACAGCGCGAAGCCGTTGACGATCCCGGCGTTTTATGGGTAGATCAGGTCACAACAGAAGTTAAACCCGGCCACTATCTCATGGCTGTGCGAGTGACCGATCCGGCTTCGGGGAAATTGCAAATTCACCGGCAACTCGTCGATGTAGAAGCATACAATGCTCCGACCCTGATGGTAAGCGACATTGTCGTAGCGGGAAAAATTGCAACATTGGAAGCCCGTGCAGAGGGCAAATTCATCCGAGACGACCTCGAAGTACTCCCCCTGCCGTCACACACTTTTGCCCCAGACCAGCCCGTCTATCTGTACTACGAAGTGTATAACCTCTTCCGAGACGACACGGGACAAACGCATTATCGCGTGGATTATGCTGTGCGCGGCAGCAAAAATGCCGGTGCCCGACTGCTAAAAGGCATCGGCACATTGCTGGGCATATCTGAAAAGCAAGAAGGCGTTCAGGTATCTTATGAACACCGGGGCAATACGGAAACAGAACCCGTATATGTTGCCCTCAACGTAGCGGCAAAACCCGGACAAAAACTCACGATAGGTGTAACCGTAACCGACCTGAACCGCCCAGGAATACCCACAGCGACAAAAGATGTTTGGATAGAGATAGGGAAATAAAGCAGCGATCAACGGCTCAAATCCAAACAGACCATCTCATTGTGATTTCGAAGATAAAGCCTGCCATTAGATAGTGTGGGTGGCGTCCAGCACCGCGCAGACAAAACCTGAGCACTGGCTCTTTCTATGTACGCTTCTGGCTTGGCCTCCACGAGCGCCAGCTTGCCCTGTTCGCCCAGGACGATCAGATGGCCATCCGCAAAGATGAGTGATCCCTTTTGAAAGCCGCGTTTGCGCCATTGCTCCTGCCCGGTATCTGCGGCAATACACTTGAGAATGGCGTTGTCAAAGCCATAGAGGTACCCCTCGTGATGTATGGAAGAGGCAAAGTGGTTTTTCATACTGCGATTGAACCATACTCTTTTTACCGAAAACTGACCGTTCTGGGAAATAAGCTGGATAACCGTCGCGCCTTTGCCATAACCCGAAGAGATAAAAAGTCTATCTGGGGGGAGAAAAATAGGCGTCGCAGCATTGACATCGGGACCCGTTTGCCAGGGATGCCGCCACAGGAATCGGCCATCTCTGGCAGCGACACCGACCAGACCAGAAACTGGAAAAAAGACGATTTGCCGGACGTCAGACACAGTAATCGCAATAGGCGAAGCATAAGAAGGAGCGTCATCTTGAGAAGCCCAGGCAACCTCGCCAGTGGTTTTATCAAAAGCAATAAAAGCGTTTCCAGAAGAACCCCCAACCTCGACAATCAGCAAATTGCCTTCTATCAAAGGAGAAGTAGAAAAGCCCCAATGGGGGGGATCACTTATAAATTCAGTTTGAAAATGGTGAGACCATACAGTTTCTCCGCTTTTAATATCGAGGGCATAAAGCTGTCCGTATGCACCTAAAAAGAACGCCCGTTCTTTGTCAATAATGGGCGTAGCTCTGGGACCATTCCCCCCTTGCCAGTCTGGAAAATTGCGTCCCGTCTTAACTCGCCAGCGCTCTTCCCCTGTAGCGGCATCCATACATACCGCATACTCATCTTTGCCCTCTGCAAACATAGTATAGGCTGCGCCCCCTGCAACGGCAATGCTCGAGAACCCCTCGCCCAGTGGTGTTCGCCAGAGAACAACAGGCCCGGAATCAGGCCAATCTTTGAGAACTCCTTTCTCAGAGGAAACACCATCGCGATTGGGACCAAACCACTGCGGCCAGTCCGCAGCAAGACCTCTATCCGTCAGGACAACAGAGCCTGAAAACATAATCATCGAAAAGGTGATTATGAGGATACGCATGGAAACTCCTCCGTGTAAGAATCTATTTACAGGCATAGCAAAGCGATAACGGGCCTACCATTAATCCATTCTTACCACTAACACTCTGTAAAACAACATCTTTCCAAACATTCTGTCAAGGGCTATTCCGTGTTTTGTTTTCTATTTTTGTCAAACGTTAAGATAAAAATGTTCTTGCACGACTTCCTATAACTGCATAACATGGCACGCTCGTCCTCGACGCATTTGTGTCGTGTGGTGCTGCGTGCCATTCTTTAGTACTAATGCTATTGGAAACCCTGCTATGAACAATGTATGGGAAATACCCGAGCCACTTTCGACATGCGAAGTCCAGCTCGACGACAATACCGTCACCATTCTGCGCCGACATGGAAACCCTGCAGGACCCCGCCTCGTTCTGGGCCACGGCAATGGTCTCGCAATGGACCTTTATTACCCCTTCTGGTCACTGCTCGCCGAGGATTTCGACCTCATCATCTTCGACCTCAGAAACCACGGCTGGAATACCGTTGGCCCACGCGCAAATCACAATGTTCCAACGCTGGTCCGCGACCATCTCTGCATTTTTGAAGCCATCGACCATCACTACGGAAACAAACCAAAAATCGGTATATTTCACTCTGCTTCCGCACTGATAACACTCCTATCACTAACGACTATGGCAGACCTCGGGCCATCTGCCCAAAGTAGCCACTTATCCGCGATGATACTATTCGATCCCCCCCTGTGCAAGCCCGGCAATAGCCAGATAGAATTTGATGAAGCCGCCGAATACGCAGCCGACGTTACCCGCCGACGCGGGTATCTGTTCCAAACAGAAGAGGATTTTGCAGAACTCCTCAGCTTTCTCCCCGGCTTCTCGCGCCTCGTTCCCGGGGTTCGGGAACTCATGGCAAAAACAACGCTTCGAAAGGCCGTCGATGGGCAGGGTTATGAGCTTCGATGTCCCCGCGACTACGAAGCGCAGATCGTCGATTATATGAGAAGCTTTTCCGCATTGATGGATTTTGAAACACTCCCTTGTCCCACAAAAGTCATCGGATCCGATCCCACCTTGCCTTATACATTCCTGCCGACCATTGACCTCGGTGACATTCTAACTGTAGATTATGATTTTGTCCCTGAAACAACGCACTTTCTTCAACTGGAAAAACCCGAGGAATGCGTTGAATTGGTCCGAGAATTTATCGAGAGTAATCACCTGCAGTAAAACCCATGCAAACAGGGGAAAATTGTAGGGGCGGCGTCCCCGTGCCCGCCCGTCCTGGAAAAACCCGTCCGAACATGGAGGATTAAATCATGAAACCGGACAAATCTTTCGGTCCTTCCGTATCAGACCAACCGATAGCGATCATAGGTATGGCCTGCCGATTCCCTGGCGCGCCGGGCATCTCTGCCTTCTGGCGTCTGCTCGAAGCCGGCGGGAATGCCGTCAGCGAAGGCGTCCCGGGTTCAGGCGTAGGGCGCTGGGGCCTGCTCTTTCCCGACGATGCGGTACAGAGCGAAGGTTGCCGTTTCGGTGCCTTCGTTGACGATATCGACCAGTTCGACGACGCCTTCTTCCGGATTTCCCCAGTGGAGGCAGAACTGCTGGATCCACAGCAGCGAATGATGCTGGAGACGAGTTGGGAGGCTCTTGAGGACGCGGGAATCGATCCGGAGGGATTGAGAGAGAGCCGCACCGGTGTGTACACCGGGATCAGCAACGACGAATACCGAATGCTGGTCGTGGACTCGAGCAAACCCGCCGAGGCTGCCAGTTGTCTCTACGCCCTCAGCGGCACCAACCTCAACGGCACCAGCGGACGGGTCTCTTTCGTGCTGGGGCTAAGGGGACCGGCAAAGGCAGTAGATGCCGCGTGCGCGTCATCCATGGTATCAGTCCACGACGCGGTGGCAGACCTGCAGCAGGGCAAAGCGGATCTGGCTATCGCGGGCGGCGTACAGGCAATCCTGAACGGTCGCATCTACGAACTGCGCGCGGATGCGATGATGCTGTCTCCGGATGGACAGTGCAAAACCTTTGACGCATCCGCGAACGGTTACGTGCGGGGTGAGGGCTGTGGGGTCGTCATCCTCAAACGGCTCGATGAGGCGGAGGCGGACGGCGATCGGATCTGGGCAGTGATCCGGGGCGCGGCGGTGAACCACGGCGGAGCCAGTACGGGACTAACCGTGCCGAACACACCCGCGCTGGAAGAAGTGATCGAGACCGCGCTGTCCGACGCGAAAATCCCCGCATCGGACGTAGATTACCTGGAGGCGCACGGGACTGGAACGACGGTGGGTGATCCCATCGAGATCAACGCTGTGGCCAATGTCTATGGCAAGGGACGTTCCTCTGACCAACCCCTTCTCATCGGTTCCGTGAAGACCAATGTCGGCCATCTGGAGTCGGCCGCGGGCGTAGCCGGAGTGATCAAAGCCGCGTTGGTACTGAAGCGGGGTGTGATTCCAAAACACCTCCATTTCCATAATCCCAACCCGAGTCTCGACTGGGACCGCCTGCCATTGCGGGTGACATCGTCGATGATGGACTTGCCGCACCGTCCCGATCGACCGCGACTCGCAGGGGTGAACTCCTTCGGGATATCCGGGACGAATGCCCACATCGTAATGGAGGAATACCGTGCCTCAGACGGTGCATCTACTGCTGTTGGCTCTGCGAAGCCAGTGGTAGTCTCGCTGCCAGCGACCCTTGGGGATCTGCCGCTGCCAGAGCAGGAAGTCCAGCCGCGAAAGACCCGTCTCCTTCCGCTGTCGGGAAAATCCGATGAGGCACTTCGGGACCTGGGAGGGCGGTACCTTTCATGGCTCGATGAACACGCCGACGAAGAAGGCGAGGCGATACTTGCAGACATGGCGTGGACAGCGGGCGTGGGGCGGAGCCACTTTGATCACCGCGCGGGTATCGTCTTCCACGACGCGGAATCGCTGCGAGAGCGCCTCCGTGAACTGGCGAAAACAGATGGGGGCGTGGCGTCGCGAACACCGACCCGGGTGGCGTTTGCCTACACCGGACAGGGAAGCCAATGGGTCGGCATGGGACAGGTGCTCTACGAGAGCGAGCCAGTGGCGCGGGCAGTTCTGGACCGCTGTGAGGCGGTCCTTCTTCGGGAAAGAGGGGCCTCGCTTTTGGACGTGATGTTCGGTCGGTCCGAAGGCGGAGAGGACCTCGGCGACACGGCTTGGGAACAGCCTGCCCTCTACGCGCTGGAGTGCGCACTGACAGCGCTCTGGTCGAGCGTCGGCATCCGTCCCGATGTGGTCGTCGGACACAGCATTGGAGAACTCGCGGCATCGCAGGCGGCAGGCGTGTTCAGCCTTGAAGACGGGATGCGGTTTGCCGCCGTGCGCGGCGCGCTGATGTCGCAGATGGAAGAGGGCGGCATGGCCGCGGTCTTCGCACCGGCCGATCGCGTGGCGGTGGAAGTGGAGACGGTAAACGCAGCCTCCTCTGGCGCCGGGTTGAGCATCTCGGGATACAACGGAAACCATCAGGTGGTCAGCGGCCCGATTGCGGAAATTGAAGAGATCTCGAAGCGATTCGAACAAGAAAGCATACGGGTCAGGCGGCTGAACACTGCCAAAGCGTTCCACAGCGCCCTTGTTGAACCCATCCTGGACGAACTGGAAGCGTCCCTCAACGGCGTGGCGATCCAACCGCCCTCCCTTACTGTGGTCAGCAACCTGACGGGCCGAGCCGTAGAACCGGGGCAGTCGCAGGACGGGTCCTACTGGAGGCAGCATGCCCGGGAGCCAGTGGCATTCGCCCAGGGGGTGAAAACACTATCGGATCTCGGGGTCGATGTGGTGCTGGAAATCGGCCCGCGGTCCGTGCTGGCTCCAATGGCGGCCTCCGCCTGGCCGGAGTCGCCGCAGACACCGGCAGTGCTGTCGAGCCTTTCCCCGCCGTCGGACAACGCAGAGAAATCGGGAAGCACTGACGGTTTCGCGGGATCGGTCGCAGAAGCGTACCAGGCGGGACTCCCGATTCGTTTCGCGGGACTCTTCGCAGGGGAGACGCGGCGGCGGATCTCCCTGCCCAGCTACCCATTCCAGCGCAGACACCACTGGCTTGAGCCACCGAAGCGTCAGCGCCGGAGTTCCGACCATCCGCTACTGGGTGCCCGGCACGAATCAGCCCGTGGAGAAATTACCTTTGAGACGGAAGTTTTTCCCTCGGATCCGTCCTATCTGAACGACCACAAAGTGTTTGGCCGGATCGTAGCACCTGGCGCGCTCTACGGGGCCATGGCGTGCACGGCGGCGTTCCTCGAAGAGAGTGGATCAGTAGTCGTGGAGGATTTCCAGTTGCACAACGCGATGGTCTTCGAGGACGAAGACGAGACGGATGAAGAGGGCAGGAAGATGCAGGTCGTGCTCGACGCCTCTGAACAGGCGTCGTTGCGCGAAGTCCAGATATTCAGCAAGGGAAGTGAAGGGGAATGGACAGTACACGTGGAAGGTCGCGTGTCGTCAGGTGCCCCTCTGCCGGAAGCGGGTGAGAGGGTTGATCTGGAAAGTCTGAAAGCCGGCCTCTCTCCAGTAGATGTGGCGGGCTATTACCGCCACAGGGCGAGTACCGGGGTTGATCTCGGTCCATTCTTCCGCACGCTGGGGAAAGTCTGGTCCCGCCCGGGCGAGGCATTGGGCGAAGTGTCTCTGCCAGAAACTCTGACCAGGCACGGGCTGGACATCCATCCGCTCGTCCTGGACGGTTGCTTTCAGGTCGTGGGCGCAGCGCGCAACCTGGAGGGAACCGGGGGCGAAACCACATATCTGCCGTTTGGCTGGGAGCGGCTGTGGCTGACGGGACGGCTACCGGATCGGGTCGTCTGTCACGTGCGCTTGAATGAGGCTTCCCAGGAAACGGACGAACCTCCGGAAGTCCTGAGCGGAGAACTGAACATCTACGATCTGAACGGCGTTCCGCTCGGTGGCTTGAGCGGGTATACGGTGAAGCGGGCAACACAGGAAGCACTGCTCTCGGCAGTCGAAGGCGTGAAGGACCTCCTGTACGAGGTGGTGTGGCGCGAGCGCGACCTTTCACCTGGAATAACACCCGCGGACTTCTTCCCGGGTCCGTCAACTGTTGCCGCCCGCTCGCAGTTGTTCTCCGACTATCTGATAGATGCAGGCGTTGATCCCGAAGGCAGGAACGCTCTGCTCGCGGATCTGGAACGGTGGTCCCGGTCCCGCGCACTCGCGACCCTGAAAGAGCTGGGTTGGCAGCGCAAGACGGGCGAGACCGTGGATCCCGAAGACTTGCGGCAACGCCTGCAAGTCACCGAGGAACACAAGCGCCTCTTCCGCCGAATGCTCGAAATGCTCGCCAAATCGGGGGTTTTGGAAGAGACGGGCGACGGCTTCGTCGTGGTCATAGGACCCGAAGATCCGCTGCCGGAAGAAATGCCGGGCGATCTTGAGGAATTCGCCTCCCGGATGACTGACCTGCACCCCCACGGCCTGACCGAGATCGGCCTGTTTCGACGCTCTGGCCGCGCTCTGGCAGAGGTGCTTCGCGGTCGCGAAGATCCGCTGACCCTTCTGTTCAGCAGCGGAGAACCGACCGCAGCCGATCTGTATCTGAAGGCACCTGTGGCACGAGCGGCGAACAGTATGCTGGGCGATGCGGTGCGAGCACTCGTGTCCGCATTGCCGGATGACCGGCGCCTCAGAGTCATCGAGGTCGGCGCGGGTACGGGTTCAGCAACCGCGTCCGTATTGCCAGAACTTCCGGACGGACGATTCGACTATATGTACACGGATATATCCGCGGGCTTCTTTGCGGAAGCCGAGGCTCGGTTCGGAGACGAGGCTATCGAATACCGTCCGCTGGATATCGAGAAGGATCCCGTGGCACAGGGCTTTGACGCCCATAGTTATGACTTGCTGATCGCGTCCAATGTGCTACACGCCACGCGATACCTTGAAGAAACACTCGCACACTGTCGTGACCTTCTTGCGCCATCGGGGCAGTTAATCGCACTCGAGAACCTCAGCGGCCTGGGTTGGATGGATCTGACTTTCGGACAACTGGATGGCTGGTGGCGATTTGCCGACAGCTACCGCCCGCACCACG is a genomic window containing:
- a CDS encoding tetratricopeptide repeat protein, which codes for MTSKTNNAKDRISRYFPYIVGGTAVVIRFFYLWSFWATHPFSQKLISDARIFDDWAQRIASGDWLGAPEVFILPSLYPYLMAVVYTTFGHAPKLIIGLQAAAGCASAILVYRLGARHFGAYAGLFAGLLFASYGPQLFYEGMLLGTSGAVFLSLIGLTLISGNNKTHWHLGLAGLVFGLATLMRPNILSAIPFLLFGAWWAYHKATPAKRSIRLGGYFLGGLILPLLMCGLRNGLVADDWVLMTAHGGINFYMGNHPDAPGWFSAPPGVDAQITPDGAQGNLEGPRRVAENALGRSLKASEVSAFWFNKGLAFWIDDPVGAIAVTLRKMRLFASGYEVPLNYNFYYQRKFSALLRFPIAELWILFPLSIVGLIIAARQCDRHAILYLWLIGYAAGVLAFHVSSRYRMPAIPILMIFAGLGIWTLISRVQSQKWKNLCISAAALIILWTGYRIELNAQLAQNNWAMDPFNLGTAYLWANENEPARLYLEEAEKYGQGDAVLYYNLGLAYARTKKMEAAKNAYQQALSQDPDMVRAYVNLGNILFFEEKFHEAINNYGEALKRDPNTHNARANMGWAYWSLGKIDEARNAWQQVLQTAPDHPSAKAGIARTR
- a CDS encoding GWxTD domain-containing protein; its protein translation is MCNDKRKIRSICERIFIACAFAMICVPVWADRLQESFDARADSLAAVIVAERAGPDSVAVYRALPREEKAQFLIDFWQRHNPVVLEFYYGYHSGRRYLTVSDAFFERGRLIPQRYKTRATPPDPALLDNAVALFERMLQDDANDRLALCALGYCLLEQHKGVEAERIFVRVLEKDRRFLIARHGRALACLIQKKQVRRALDLFQDTVSLDSQYEAAYYNLAMCHLAMRSVDMDHHFSNVVKRFPQHRDAYFKLGVFYESLYYFEKAVKALSKQVAVNPAHSVARGRLARVAMELKYLKQELHTTTELRDLAQKDPERYLPLLGAQYLESGAYEQAEASFSQFLSIIPQNERLLYEDVTLLLSATEFETFRMIRGDEKRAFTNLFWRKIDPTPTTPVNERRLEHYRRVNYAIQNFSEGRIPFDARGDVYIRFGHPDHRSWSDHLVFETNPKVIRVKNRLMDLAGRALHEIAPTTSLQVESSLGASTVMKVTPEVRGLPIFPLPHQGALFRDGASLNYKWESWIYAHIGEGIEVTFLDALGNFDFQFPQPPVDSPNRLLWLHLAPETVVARVVNRTPSVYRYPYPGDPMPLLMSVADFKGNERDTRLDAFIGIPWTALKTQKRGTQIEASVKRMWVLYDAQGIEIARDSLNTRATQREAVDDPGVLWVDQVTTEVKPGHYLMAVRVTDPASGKLQIHRQLVDVEAYNAPTLMVSDIVVAGKIATLEARAEGKFIRDDLEVLPLPSHTFAPDQPVYLYYEVYNLFRDDTGQTHYRVDYAVRGSKNAGARLLKGIGTLLGISEKQEGVQVSYEHRGNTETEPVYVALNVAAKPGQKLTIGVTVTDLNRPGIPTATKDVWIEIGK
- a CDS encoding PQQ-binding-like beta-propeller repeat protein gives rise to the protein MPVNRFLHGGVSMRILIITFSMIMFSGSVVLTDRGLAADWPQWFGPNRDGVSSEKGVLKDWPDSGPVVLWRTPLGEGFSSIAVAGGAAYTMFAEGKDEYAVCMDAATGEERWRVKTGRNFPDWQGGNGPRATPIIDKERAFFLGAYGQLYALDIKSGETVWSHHFQTEFISDPPHWGFSTSPLIEGNLLIVEVGGSSGNAFIAFDKTTGEVAWASQDDAPSYASPIAITVSDVRQIVFFPVSGLVGVAARDGRFLWRHPWQTGPDVNAATPIFLPPDRLFISSGYGKGATVIQLISQNGQFSVKRVWFNRSMKNHFASSIHHEGYLYGFDNAILKCIAADTGQEQWRKRGFQKGSLIFADGHLIVLGEQGKLALVEAKPEAYIERASAQVLSARCWTPPTLSNGRLYLRNHNEMVCLDLSR
- a CDS encoding alpha/beta hydrolase; the encoded protein is MNNVWEIPEPLSTCEVQLDDNTVTILRRHGNPAGPRLVLGHGNGLAMDLYYPFWSLLAEDFDLIIFDLRNHGWNTVGPRANHNVPTLVRDHLCIFEAIDHHYGNKPKIGIFHSASALITLLSLTTMADLGPSAQSSHLSAMILFDPPLCKPGNSQIEFDEAAEYAADVTRRRGYLFQTEEDFAELLSFLPGFSRLVPGVRELMAKTTLRKAVDGQGYELRCPRDYEAQIVDYMRSFSALMDFETLPCPTKVIGSDPTLPYTFLPTIDLGDILTVDYDFVPETTHFLQLEKPEECVELVREFIESNHLQ